Proteins from a genomic interval of Narcine bancroftii isolate sNarBan1 chromosome 12, sNarBan1.hap1, whole genome shotgun sequence:
- the LOC138747225 gene encoding vasorin-like isoform X1, translating into MPAFSRPTRTRVRSPWRTLCGFAALVLLTEMSSVLCCPAKCTCQGLGTLWCIKRGLLAIPQHIPPDTSSIYAFENSISALRSEDFAGLGELKLLHLSHNKISRLPHQVFQPLVLLSNLDLSSNQITEIANETFAGLRELKRLYLQKNKITTIQAAAFQNLDSLVELKVQDNQLHCLPPLQLPTLLLLDLSRNNIPAAELGSMQVPELESLRLAGLGLQTINEEMFKGMLSLQELDLSDNGLTSLSALLPYLRGLTSLNLQGNNQISQLWKEDFKHLGTLQKLDISGLSLRTIPQGFLDLFPKLRSFTAAENPYNCVCHLGWFVQWVQANGILLQRQEETRCHFPPVNAGKPLAVLALGDMGCPTTSTTVSTATTACSSPTTVREPTPGNMVTEPPGQPSDFNGRVTPGAVIETKWVHSEREHPCLSVECFNGGICHLDRNGHQVCMCQAGFHGDLCEMVNDVLDLHSSHKSLVNVSQITSTSVTLDLEGFRLSPVYYKGLRLTYKNWSGADPRPVSLNIPTSLQTYSIRGLRPNSTYQICVGALGETKSREEPCAVAHTLPISQPAPFVHEGDTRLTSVLWPAIAGIFLVAVLVATIVYYCRRKHIKKKSASVEETHPYDTDGIKPCLQEGLVPSDEPKEAVCLAMQSELPLIQETQTNSPNAS; encoded by the exons ATGCCTGCCTTCTCTCGCCCCACACGGACAAG GGTGAGAAGCCCCTGGCGGACTCTGTGTGGATTCGCTGCCTTGGTGCTGCTGACGGAGATGTCCTCGGTCCTCTGCTGTCCGGCCAAGTGCACCTGCCAGGGCTTGGGAACACTGTGGTGCATCAAGAGGGGTCTGTTGGCCATCCCCCAGCACATCCCCCCCGACACCTCCAGTATCTATGCCTTTGAGAACTCCATCTCAGCCCTGCGTAGCGAGGACTTCGCGGGGCTGGGGGAACTGAAGCTCCTCCACCTGTCCCACAACAAAATCTCCAGGTTGCCCCACCAAGTCTTCCAGCCCCTCGTGCTACTCTCCAACCTAGACCTGTCATCCAACCAGATAACGGAGATAGCCAACGAAACATTCGCGGGACTGCGAGAACTGAAGCgcctgtacctgcagaagaacaAGATCACCACCATCCAGGCCGCAGCCTTCCAGAACTTGGACAGTTTGGTGGAACTCAAGGTGCAGGACAACCAACTCCActgcctccctcccctccagctccccactctgCTGCTCCTTGACCTCAGCAGGAACAACATCCCGGCAGCAGAACTGGGATCCATGCAGGTGCCAGAGTTGGAATCATTGAGGCTGGCTGGCCTGGGATTGCAAACCATCAATGAAGAGATGTTCAAAGGCATGCTGAGCCTTCAGGAGCTGGACCTGTCAGACAATGGGCTGACAAGCCTGTCAGCGTTGTTGCCATACCTCAGAGGGTTAACCTCCCTGAATCTTCAGGGCAACAACCAGATCTCCCAGTTGTGGAAGGAAGACTTCAAGCACCTGGGGACCCTACAGAAACTGGACATTAGCGGTCTGAGTCTCCGGACCATTCCCCAGGGATTCTTGGACCTCTTCCCTAAGCTTCGCAGCTTCACTGCTGCTGAGAATCCCTACAACTGCGTGTGCCACCTGGGCTGGTTTGTGCAGTGGGTGCAAGCAAATGGCATTCTCCTTCAGAGACAGGAGGAAACCCGATGTCACTTCCCACCGGTCAACGCTGGTAAGCCACTGGCTGTGTTGGCGCTTGGAGACATGGGCTGCCCCACCACCAGCACTACAGTCAGTACAGCAACCACCGCTTGCTCTTCACCAACCACAGTTAGAGAGCCAACGCCGGGTAACATGGTCACCGAGCCTCCAGGACAACCATCAGACTTCAATGGCAGGGTCACTCCAGGAGCCGTCATTGAAACCAAGTGGGTGCACAGTGAGAGGGAGCATCCTTGCCTCTCTGTGGAGTGTTTTAATGGTGGCATCTGCCATCTGGACAGGAATGGGCACCAGGTCTGTATGTGCCAAGCTGGTTTCCATGGAGATCTCTGCGAGATGGTAAATGATGTTCTTGATCTTCACAGTTctcacaaaagcctggtgaatgtTAGTCAAATAACCAGCACCTCTGTTACACTTGACCTTGAAGGTTTCAGGCTCTCTCCAGTTTACTACAAGGGCCTGCGCCTGACATACAAGAACTGGTCCGGTGCTGACCCACGCCCTGTGTCACTCAACATCCCAACCTCGCTGCAGACATACAGTATCCGAGGTCTGAGGCCCAACTCGACCTACCAGATCTGTGTCGGAGCTCTGGGAGAAACCAAGTCTAGAGAGGAGCCCTGTGCTGTGGCACACACGCTACCCATTAGCCAGCCAGCTCCTTTTGTCCACGAGGGGGACACCAGGCTGACCAGTGTGCTCTGGCCGGCCATTGCAGGCATATTCCTGGTTGCAGTACTGGTGGCGACCATCGTTTACTACTGTCGGAGAAAGCACATCAAGAAAAAGTCAGCCTCAGTAGAGGAAACCCATCCTTACGACACAGATGGGATCAAACCATGTCTCCAGGAGGGGCTGGTCCCCTctgatgaaccaaaggaagccgTATGCCTGGCTATGCAGAGTGAATTGCCATTAATCCAAGAGACCCAAACCAACAGTCCCAACGCCTCGTGA
- the LOC138747225 gene encoding vasorin-like isoform X2 → MSSVLCCPAKCTCQGLGTLWCIKRGLLAIPQHIPPDTSSIYAFENSISALRSEDFAGLGELKLLHLSHNKISRLPHQVFQPLVLLSNLDLSSNQITEIANETFAGLRELKRLYLQKNKITTIQAAAFQNLDSLVELKVQDNQLHCLPPLQLPTLLLLDLSRNNIPAAELGSMQVPELESLRLAGLGLQTINEEMFKGMLSLQELDLSDNGLTSLSALLPYLRGLTSLNLQGNNQISQLWKEDFKHLGTLQKLDISGLSLRTIPQGFLDLFPKLRSFTAAENPYNCVCHLGWFVQWVQANGILLQRQEETRCHFPPVNAGKPLAVLALGDMGCPTTSTTVSTATTACSSPTTVREPTPGNMVTEPPGQPSDFNGRVTPGAVIETKWVHSEREHPCLSVECFNGGICHLDRNGHQVCMCQAGFHGDLCEMVNDVLDLHSSHKSLVNVSQITSTSVTLDLEGFRLSPVYYKGLRLTYKNWSGADPRPVSLNIPTSLQTYSIRGLRPNSTYQICVGALGETKSREEPCAVAHTLPISQPAPFVHEGDTRLTSVLWPAIAGIFLVAVLVATIVYYCRRKHIKKKSASVEETHPYDTDGIKPCLQEGLVPSDEPKEAVCLAMQSELPLIQETQTNSPNAS, encoded by the coding sequence ATGTCCTCGGTCCTCTGCTGTCCGGCCAAGTGCACCTGCCAGGGCTTGGGAACACTGTGGTGCATCAAGAGGGGTCTGTTGGCCATCCCCCAGCACATCCCCCCCGACACCTCCAGTATCTATGCCTTTGAGAACTCCATCTCAGCCCTGCGTAGCGAGGACTTCGCGGGGCTGGGGGAACTGAAGCTCCTCCACCTGTCCCACAACAAAATCTCCAGGTTGCCCCACCAAGTCTTCCAGCCCCTCGTGCTACTCTCCAACCTAGACCTGTCATCCAACCAGATAACGGAGATAGCCAACGAAACATTCGCGGGACTGCGAGAACTGAAGCgcctgtacctgcagaagaacaAGATCACCACCATCCAGGCCGCAGCCTTCCAGAACTTGGACAGTTTGGTGGAACTCAAGGTGCAGGACAACCAACTCCActgcctccctcccctccagctccccactctgCTGCTCCTTGACCTCAGCAGGAACAACATCCCGGCAGCAGAACTGGGATCCATGCAGGTGCCAGAGTTGGAATCATTGAGGCTGGCTGGCCTGGGATTGCAAACCATCAATGAAGAGATGTTCAAAGGCATGCTGAGCCTTCAGGAGCTGGACCTGTCAGACAATGGGCTGACAAGCCTGTCAGCGTTGTTGCCATACCTCAGAGGGTTAACCTCCCTGAATCTTCAGGGCAACAACCAGATCTCCCAGTTGTGGAAGGAAGACTTCAAGCACCTGGGGACCCTACAGAAACTGGACATTAGCGGTCTGAGTCTCCGGACCATTCCCCAGGGATTCTTGGACCTCTTCCCTAAGCTTCGCAGCTTCACTGCTGCTGAGAATCCCTACAACTGCGTGTGCCACCTGGGCTGGTTTGTGCAGTGGGTGCAAGCAAATGGCATTCTCCTTCAGAGACAGGAGGAAACCCGATGTCACTTCCCACCGGTCAACGCTGGTAAGCCACTGGCTGTGTTGGCGCTTGGAGACATGGGCTGCCCCACCACCAGCACTACAGTCAGTACAGCAACCACCGCTTGCTCTTCACCAACCACAGTTAGAGAGCCAACGCCGGGTAACATGGTCACCGAGCCTCCAGGACAACCATCAGACTTCAATGGCAGGGTCACTCCAGGAGCCGTCATTGAAACCAAGTGGGTGCACAGTGAGAGGGAGCATCCTTGCCTCTCTGTGGAGTGTTTTAATGGTGGCATCTGCCATCTGGACAGGAATGGGCACCAGGTCTGTATGTGCCAAGCTGGTTTCCATGGAGATCTCTGCGAGATGGTAAATGATGTTCTTGATCTTCACAGTTctcacaaaagcctggtgaatgtTAGTCAAATAACCAGCACCTCTGTTACACTTGACCTTGAAGGTTTCAGGCTCTCTCCAGTTTACTACAAGGGCCTGCGCCTGACATACAAGAACTGGTCCGGTGCTGACCCACGCCCTGTGTCACTCAACATCCCAACCTCGCTGCAGACATACAGTATCCGAGGTCTGAGGCCCAACTCGACCTACCAGATCTGTGTCGGAGCTCTGGGAGAAACCAAGTCTAGAGAGGAGCCCTGTGCTGTGGCACACACGCTACCCATTAGCCAGCCAGCTCCTTTTGTCCACGAGGGGGACACCAGGCTGACCAGTGTGCTCTGGCCGGCCATTGCAGGCATATTCCTGGTTGCAGTACTGGTGGCGACCATCGTTTACTACTGTCGGAGAAAGCACATCAAGAAAAAGTCAGCCTCAGTAGAGGAAACCCATCCTTACGACACAGATGGGATCAAACCATGTCTCCAGGAGGGGCTGGTCCCCTctgatgaaccaaaggaagccgTATGCCTGGCTATGCAGAGTGAATTGCCATTAATCCAAGAGACCCAAACCAACAGTCCCAACGCCTCGTGA